A stretch of [Clostridium] scindens DNA encodes these proteins:
- the rimP gene encoding ribosome maturation factor RimP translates to MSKREIYEQKTEAILMPIVEEHGFELVDVEYVKEGGTWYLRAYIDKPGGINVDDCEVVSRRLSDILDEKDYIEEAYILEVSSPGLGRPLKKEKDFKRSLGEEVDVRTYRMIEKQKEFTGLLKDYDDATVTIEMEDGTLKTFEKSDIALIRLAFDF, encoded by the coding sequence TTGTCAAAAAGAGAAATTTACGAACAGAAGACAGAAGCGATTCTGATGCCAATTGTAGAGGAGCACGGATTCGAGCTGGTGGATGTAGAGTATGTAAAAGAAGGCGGTACCTGGTATCTTCGGGCCTACATTGATAAGCCGGGCGGGATCAACGTAGATGACTGCGAGGTGGTAAGCCGCAGGCTGTCAGACATCCTGGACGAGAAAGACTACATTGAGGAGGCCTACATTCTGGAGGTCAGTTCCCCAGGCCTTGGAAGGCCCCTAAAGAAAGAAAAGGATTTCAAGAGAAGCCTGGGAGAAGAAGTGGATGTGAGGACATACCGCATGATAGAGAAGCAGAAGGAATTTACCGGACTGCTTAAGGATTACGATGATGCGACTGTTACCATCGAGATGGAGGATGGGACACTGAAAACATTTGAAAAAAGCGATATCGCGCTTATTCGTCTGGCGTTTGATTTTTAA
- the rnpM gene encoding RNase P modulator RnpM: MRKCVGCQEMKSKKEMIRVIRTAEGEFLLDSTGRKNGRGAYICPAKECLEKARKSKGLERSFKQSIPEEVYDALEKEMDILESE, translated from the coding sequence ATGCGCAAGTGCGTGGGCTGTCAGGAAATGAAGAGTAAGAAAGAGATGATTCGTGTCATCAGGACTGCCGAGGGAGAATTTCTTCTGGATTCCACCGGCAGGAAGAACGGGCGTGGAGCATACATCTGTCCGGCCAAAGAATGCCTGGAAAAAGCCAGGAAGAGCAAAGGCCTGGAACGTTCATTCAAGCAGTCCATTCCGGAAGAAGTGTATGATGCGCTGGAAAAGGAGATGGATATACTTGAATCAGAATAA
- the nusA gene encoding transcription termination factor NusA — protein sequence MNTELLEALNILEEEKDISKETLLDAIENSLLNACKNHFGKADNIKLIMDRTTCDYQLFAEKTVVEEVEDKLEQISLEDAKEIDSQYELGDIVQIPIESKSFGRIATQNAKNLILQKIREEERKVVYDQYFEKEKDIVTGIVQRYVGKNISINLGKADAMLTENEQVKGEVFKPTERIKLYVVEVKNTTKGPKILVSRTHPELVKRLFESEVTEVKEGIVEIKSIAREAGSRTKIAVWSNDPDVDPVGACVGMNGARVNAIVNELRGEKIDIINWSDNPAILIENALSPAKVISVMADPDEKAASVIVPDYQLSLAIGKEGQNARLAARLTGYKIDIKSETQAIESGELPENYMELSEGVYEEEMYEEPYEEDYEEGYEEDAYPEDEIEFEEVDDTEE from the coding sequence ATGAACACAGAATTATTAGAAGCGTTGAATATTTTGGAAGAGGAAAAGGATATCAGCAAAGAGACTTTGCTGGATGCCATCGAGAATTCTCTGCTGAATGCCTGCAAGAATCATTTTGGCAAGGCTGATAATATCAAATTAATCATGGACAGAACCACCTGCGACTATCAGCTCTTTGCTGAGAAGACGGTAGTGGAAGAAGTGGAGGATAAGCTGGAGCAGATCAGCCTGGAGGATGCAAAAGAAATCGACAGCCAGTATGAACTGGGAGATATTGTGCAGATCCCCATCGAGTCCAAGTCATTTGGCCGTATTGCCACGCAGAATGCCAAGAACCTGATTCTGCAGAAGATCCGCGAGGAAGAGAGAAAAGTCGTGTATGACCAGTATTTCGAGAAGGAGAAAGATATCGTCACAGGTATTGTTCAGCGTTATGTTGGCAAGAATATCAGCATCAATCTTGGCAAGGCGGACGCGATGCTGACAGAAAACGAGCAGGTGAAGGGCGAGGTATTCAAGCCTACCGAACGTATCAAATTATACGTAGTGGAAGTAAAGAACACGACCAAGGGGCCAAAGATTCTGGTTTCACGCACGCATCCGGAATTGGTAAAGCGTCTGTTTGAATCCGAGGTGACCGAGGTTAAGGAAGGAATCGTGGAGATCAAGAGTATTGCGCGAGAGGCAGGAAGCAGGACGAAGATTGCCGTATGGTCCAACGATCCGGACGTAGATCCGGTGGGCGCATGCGTCGGCATGAACGGGGCCAGGGTCAATGCCATCGTCAATGAACTGCGGGGCGAGAAGATCGACATTATCAACTGGAGCGACAATCCGGCTATCTTGATCGAGAATGCGTTAAGCCCGGCAAAGGTTATTTCCGTCATGGCCGATCCGGATGAGAAGGCGGCCAGCGTCATCGTACCGGATTACCAGCTGTCGCTGGCGATCGGCAAGGAAGGGCAGAACGCGAGGCTTGCTGCAAGGCTTACGGGATATAAGATCGACATCAAGAGCGAGACGCAGGCCATCGAGTCAGGCGAGCTTCCGGAAAACTATATGGAATTAAGCGAAGGCGTCTATGAAGAAGAGATGTACGAAGAGCCTTATGAGGAAGATTACGAGGAAGGATATGAGGAAGACGCGTATCCGGAAGATGAGATAGAATTTGAAGAAGTAGATGATACAGAGGAATAG
- a CDS encoding L7Ae/L30e/S12e/Gadd45 family ribosomal protein, which yields MNQNKILSLIGLATKAGRTVSGEFSTEKEVKSGRAALVIVADDASDNTKKKFKNMCDFYHVPIYFYKDKDTLGHAMGKQFRASLAILDEGFAKRIRKHMDTEENTIA from the coding sequence TTGAATCAGAATAAGATACTGTCGCTCATTGGCCTGGCCACAAAGGCCGGAAGGACGGTAAGCGGGGAGTTCAGTACGGAAAAGGAAGTAAAATCCGGCAGGGCAGCCCTGGTGATCGTTGCCGATGATGCGTCTGATAACACGAAGAAGAAATTCAAAAACATGTGTGACTTTTATCACGTGCCAATCTATTTTTATAAAGATAAAGATACCTTGGGGCATGCAATGGGAAAACAGTTCCGGGCGTCCCTTGCGATATTGGATGAGGGATTTGCAAAAAGAATCAGGAAGCATATGGATACAGAAGAGAACACAATTGCATAG